A stretch of DNA from Gottschalkia acidurici 9a:
AGTGATATACTTATTTATGTGCTTGAAAATTATATGATAAATAATTAAATGTTTTGGAGGTAGTAAATTATGATTTTTATCGAACTATTGAAAGCAGTATTCTTAGGAGTTGTTGAAGGAATTACTGAATGGCTTCCTATCAGTAGTACTGGTCATATGATTTTAGTTGAAAAATTTATACAATTAAATGCTTCAGCTGCTTTTAAGGAAATGTTTTTTGTGGTTATCCAGCTAGGAGCTATATTAGCTGTTGTTCTATTATATTTTCATAAATTGAATCCTTTTTCCCCTAGTAAGTCCAGCAAAGAGAAGCAAGATACTATGTCAATTTGGTATAAAGTTATTGTCGGAATTATTCCAGCAGGAGTATTTGGTTTCTTATTTGATGATTGGTTAAATGAGCATTTATATAACTATAAAACTGTTTCTATAATGTTAATTGTTTACGGTATTTTGTTTATCATCATTGAAAATCGTAATAAAGGTCGTGGCGGTAATATTAGAAGTTTTAGTGATCTAAGCTATAGAACAGCTTTCTTGATTGGAATGTTTCAAGTTCTAGCTTTAATTCCAGGTACGTCACGTTCAGGTGCAACTATTCTTGGTGCAATTTTATTAGGCACTTCGCGTTACATAGCTGCAGAATATTCTTTCTTTTTATCTATACCAATAATGTTTGGTGCTAGCGGTGTAAAGCTACTTAAATTCGGACTTAGCTTCACTAGTATGGAAATAGCTATTTTAGTTACAGGTATGGTTGTAGCTTTCATTGTTTCTGTTGTAGCTATAAAATTCTTAATGAGTTACATTAAAAATAATGACTTTAAAGCGTTTGGTTGGTATCGTATTATTTTAGGTATTTTAGTTATTGCATATTTTGCGTTTTGGGGAAACTAAGATAATATGTGTTAAATAAAAGAACTATAATATATAAGTTATATTATAGTTCTTTTTTATTTCTCTATATTTAAGTACTATATCGTTATAAATGATATAAGGTATATCTATTATGTATTATTAATTCACTCTATAATTATGTTATTCTTATCTAAGTTCTATATTAGATTTACTCAAATACTACTTCTCCAGTTTCAATATGATATTTTGCTCCAATAACTTGAACTTTATTTTCTTTTATTAAGTTTTCTATAACAGGTTCTCTTTTTATCTCATTTACCGTGTTTTCTATATTCTTATCTTCTACTTCTGCATATATCTTATCTTTTGATGCATTGTTATCTATGCCTTCTAAAGAAATATTTATTTTTTCAATTATTCCCTGTATATTTTCAGAAGCTTGAGCCTTGTTGACAGTAGCCTCTACAGCACCACATTTTTCATGACCTAGTACAACTATTAGTGGCGCACCTAATTGTTCTACACCATATTCAACACTACCCATTGTTATTTTGTCTATGACGTTTCCAGCATCTCTAATAACAAATAAATCTCCTAGCCCTTGATCGAATATTATTTCAGGATTTACCCTACTATCACTACAACCAACTATTACTGCTAGTGGTTTTTGTCCCATACTTAACTTCTTTAGATTTTCTTTACTTAAGTCCTTGTTCAATATCTCTCCACTAATGAATCTTTTGTTACCTTCTAACAGCAGTTTTTTTGCATCCTCTGGATTTGTAACATCTGGTCTTGTGTAGACTTGTTTGACTTGCTGGTTAACTTCGACAGATGCCTGTTTTTGTTCCCCATCACATCCTGTTAGTGTTAGTGTTAAGATTCCAGCTGATAAAATCATTCCTAAAGCTTTAGCTTTCATAAAATACCCCCTCTAGTTTATATTTAAATATTGGAAATTAACATCAAATTACATGATACCATGTTTGATAAGAAATTTCTATTATTTTGTATAATTATTTAGAATTTTGATAATTAATTAGTTTTTCTAAAGCCTTTACAGTATTTTTCTTCTATTAACTTATTTTATTTGATAGAATTAGAGGTTTTATTAAAAAAGCTACTGAAGTATCTCACTGATACTTAGTAGCTTAGTTAAATATTTAGATTGATTATGTGTAGTAAAACTACAATGAAAACTTTTTAATTTTTTACTTTTTCAATAATTTTAAATATTTTACCGTTGCAATTACTACAACCTTTTTCTTTCAGTTCTTCTATTGTTTTGACTTTTTTTGAATTACCAACCTCAATTATTTTATTACATTCTTTACATTTATAATATCTAACTGTTATTTTAAATTCTCCTGTATAAATCATCCCTTCATAAGAACTATTTATTGATGATTTTGTTCTACTAGTAGTTTTAAGAATAATCATTTGACCTGTGCTCCCAATTATTCCAGCACTCTCATAACTATTAAATGTAGTAAATACTTCTGAGACTGTAAGTCCCATATTTAAAAAACACTTTTGCATATCAAACTCAAAGTCTGGTGACTTATTTGCGTATGAAAGGAAAATTGGAATACCATTCTCTCGCTTTAAAGCTTCAACTCCCCTTGATATAAATAAGTTCATTCCTTGAAGCGTATAAGGAGGATCAGTAAAGAAACAATCAAATATTCCTCTAAATTTATTTGATATAGGCTTCCTAAAGTCTATATGCTCACATTTGATAGGAAGATTCTCTTTTTCAGATAATGCCTCAATATAAGAAAGAACTCTTTGATCAATATCCATTACCAAAATTATAGTTCTAGAGTACTGTATATTAGAAAAAAGCTTTTTTAATAAAAATCCTATAGCTATACTTACTAAATCATCATCTCCCACACATAGTATCTTCTTTCCTATTAATACTGAATTCTTAAGCGCTAATAGTGCTCTCTTTATGGAAGTGTCTACAGTACACTTCGATTGATCTATAGTGACATCAGCTTGAGGGCGATTAATAAATATCTCATTTAATTCTTCTTTTAATTCTATGATTTCTTCGTGCTCTTTCCATGGCTCTGATATTAGCCTGATATATAGTTCTTTATTTACTCCTTTAAATCCTAAGTCATTTTCTATAAAACATCTACCTTTTATTGTAAGTCTTACCCCTCTGTCCTGAACTAGTAATCCAAGTTTAATAAACTCTCTTTTAATAGCTGCGACCACAGGAGTTGGAAGTAGATTGTTTTTTGCTAGTTCTTTAGTAGATATACCCTCTCTAAAATAAACATTTATTAAAATTTTCTCTATAACTTGACTTCCATCTTCTATTCTGACATTTTCACTTACCTTTTGTACATAATTACATAATAATTCCTTATTGTTTTTTATTTTAGCTTTATTTTTTTTATTCAATTTTACATTCCCCCATATTTTTAATTATAGATATTAATATTAATTCACTAATTAGAATTTGTACTAATCAGCTGTGTAAGTTAAAAATATGGATATAAATACAAAAAGGACATAGTAACACAAAGTCACTACATCCCCCTAATTTTTTAGTGTCTGCCTAAACTATTCTTTAAGAAAATACATATCTATGATTATAGAAATTTCAAATCTTATAAATAATAGATTAATTACAACTTAGATAGAAAACCTAAGTTTAAATACAATCTATAAAAGAGCGAATAATATAGAATATCTAGTTTAAGACATAAAAATACCATGCAAAAGCACGGTATTTTATCATATATCACAAGGTTATGTGTTATCCGTGTTCTTAACTTACTCTTAAAAAACTCGTCAATAAATAAACCTAAACTACTAGGTTAAAAGTTTTTTAAGAAACAACTATTTAGCTGATTAGTTAAGAACTACCTCACTCATAAAACACACTCCCGATATTATTTTTGAATTTTGTTGTTATGTTCAGCTCTGATTATAACATATATAATATAGAATGTAAATATATGCTTATTTTATTAATACAGAATATACATGAATGTTATTTTAGGCTAGAAGCTTTTTCCCATACCATTCTATATTCCACTTCTCCAGTATCTGAGCTAGTTTGTTCTTTTGTAATAGTAAATCCATTTTTATTATAAAAATTGATTGCTTTCGTGTTTTTACTATATACATCTAAGCTTAAAGTACTATAATGACTCTTCGCTTCTTCTAAAAGCATTTGTCCAATGCCTTTTCCTTGATATTCTTTTGCAACAAATAATCCTGCAATGTATTGATTATCACTTATTCCAATAAATCCTTTTATTTTATCCATAGATTTATAGACTAAAATATCTGCTTGGGGCAACATTTCTTTAACTATATCATAGTTTTTATTCCAGTATTCTTCATTAATAAATTTATGAGCATTAATGTTTGTCTCCAACCAAATTTTCATTACTTTCTCTAAGTCATCTATCTCTAGTTTCGTAATCATTTTCTATCACCCACCATAATTATAGTATTTTTGTATACTGACTAAACCCTTGTGAAAAGTTACTCTAAATAAGAAAAATTACTTTATCGGAATTTCAATGATTTTATCATATATTTCTGTGTAAGTCATCTTTTCTATACTCAATTGATGATTATCTCCGGTTTTCGAAAAACGTAGTGTTCTACTATGAAGTGTTTTTCCATCTTCTGATTTTTTAATATTACTTCCGATAGTTTCTCTAAGACTTACTCTTTCTCCATCTACTATAAGTCCCACCTGGGTAAGTATAACATCTTCTGTTGTAGTAATGCTAACATATGTGCTTCCTTCTAATTCATATATATTATCTATTGTTATATTCCTCTCTAGGACTTCAATTTTTTGGGCTTCAGAACCCTTCTTAATATTAAACTTTTTATTAACATCTCTATCTACAGAAAAGCTTTCCACATATGCTTGAACTGATTTTAATTTCTCTGGCAAAGCATCATATTCGCTATAAAATTTAATCCCATTAGTGTCTGTGGTAATGCTAACACCTTGACTTTCTAACTCCTGTCCGTTACCTCTTAAATTTATATTTATATGATTTGGACGTAATCTCTCTCCTAATATGTGATCCTTAGCTAATTCAATAATATTTTGTATAGATCCATATAGTACAGTTTTTGTAGGCGATGCTACTATTGAGTCTAGATGAATTTTTGTATTATTAGACTTTAAAGTTTCATTAATATTCTGCTTTAATGTATAGCCCATTGCCTTATCTTTATCTATGGTAAAACTAATATTACCTACTTCCGTTGTGTCATCATATGCTAATTGTATGTTTAAATCTAATGTCTTATCAAATAGATATGGTCTCTCAAAACTATATATCCATTTTATTTCTGTTTTTTCATCATTTATTTTCCCTTGTCCACTGTTACCTTTATATTCCTTATTAGCTCCTTTAATAGTTATATGAATATTACTATCTTTATCAATTTGCCCACTTGGATCTCTTAGTGTATAAAAAACTAATAGCTGATTTTCGTCTACCATTATTCCATCTAATGTTAGACTTAATCCATTCTTGAAGGTATAGCTTTTTCCAATAGTCTGACCTTTTCCCAATTCATTTAGTCCCTTTAAAGTACCATTCATAATTTGGTCATATCCCAGAAGTTTTTTCCCATAATATGCAATAGCATTAAAGTTATATCCTATAAGTAAAAATATAATACAAGCGACTGCGACTCTGATTTTCCAACTCCTTCTTTTTGGCTTAGCTAAAGAGATTTTATTTAAAGCACTATATAATCTTGTCTCTAATTCTTCAGGGACTTCAATTCTATCTATATCTAATTTATTTTTGTTCAACATTTTCTCAATTTCTTTCATATTTATCACCCCTTAGACTTTCTTCTAATTTTTTAAGCCCTATATGAAGACGAGACTTTACTGTTCCAGGAGGTATCTTTAAAATATCTGATATAGCTTTATAGTCTAAATCTAAAAAATATCTAAGTCTAATAATTTCTTGATGCTTATCAGTAAGTTTTAACAAATGCTCTTCTATTACAATTTGTTCTTCTTTCTCCTTTAAGTGAACTTCACAAACTTCTTTTTCAATGATATTTTCATTAACAAATTTACTTTTATCCCTTAAAATCTTTTTACAGCAATTTACCAAAATAGTTTTGCTCCAACTATAAAATGCGTCTCGATTTTTTAATTGCTGTATATTTTCGTATAGTATTGTAATCATATCCGACATAGCATCTAAAGAATCTTCTTTGTTTTTCATATATACAAAGGCTAATTTGTAGTATTCCTCTTTTTGAGCCATAATTAACTTTACCAGTGCATCTTTATCTCCCTTCTTTGCTTTTTTAACTAGTACCTCTATATCCACTTTAACACCTTCCTTCATATATAAGAGTATAATACTATGTAAAAAGTTCATTTTAATTTATTTTTTATAGTTTTTATATTAGATTTATACAAAGTCTTTGAAATAAAAAAGAATCCTATTATAAGGATTCTCATAAGAGTGGTCTAATTATCGTTCTTTAAAGTGAATTTTTAAGGCTCTCATATATCTTTTTATATATTGTTAAATATATTTTAGAAAATATAAGTATATATGTATTTATTCTTTATCCAATTGTAT
This window harbors:
- a CDS encoding carbonic anhydrase yields the protein MKAKALGMILSAGILTLTLTGCDGEQKQASVEVNQQVKQVYTRPDVTNPEDAKKLLLEGNKRFISGEILNKDLSKENLKKLSMGQKPLAVIVGCSDSRVNPEIIFDQGLGDLFVIRDAGNVIDKITMGSVEYGVEQLGAPLIVVLGHEKCGAVEATVNKAQASENIQGIIEKINISLEGIDNNASKDKIYAEVEDKNIENTVNEIKREPVIENLIKENKVQVIGAKYHIETGEVVFE
- a CDS encoding sigma-70 family RNA polymerase sigma factor codes for the protein MDIEVLVKKAKKGDKDALVKLIMAQKEEYYKLAFVYMKNKEDSLDAMSDMITILYENIQQLKNRDAFYSWSKTILVNCCKKILRDKSKFVNENIIEKEVCEVHLKEKEEQIVIEEHLLKLTDKHQEIIRLRYFLDLDYKAISDILKIPPGTVKSRLHIGLKKLEESLRGDKYERN
- a CDS encoding bis-aminopropyl spermidine synthase family protein → MNKKNKAKIKNNKELLCNYVQKVSENVRIEDGSQVIEKILINVYFREGISTKELAKNNLLPTPVVAAIKREFIKLGLLVQDRGVRLTIKGRCFIENDLGFKGVNKELYIRLISEPWKEHEEIIELKEELNEIFINRPQADVTIDQSKCTVDTSIKRALLALKNSVLIGKKILCVGDDDLVSIAIGFLLKKLFSNIQYSRTIILVMDIDQRVLSYIEALSEKENLPIKCEHIDFRKPISNKFRGIFDCFFTDPPYTLQGMNLFISRGVEALKRENGIPIFLSYANKSPDFEFDMQKCFLNMGLTVSEVFTTFNSYESAGIIGSTGQMIILKTTSRTKSSINSSYEGMIYTGEFKITVRYYKCKECNKIIEVGNSKKVKTIEELKEKGCSNCNGKIFKIIEKVKN
- a CDS encoding N-acetyltransferase: MITKLEIDDLEKVMKIWLETNINAHKFINEEYWNKNYDIVKEMLPQADILVYKSMDKIKGFIGISDNQYIAGLFVAKEYQGKGIGQMLLEEAKSHYSTLSLDVYSKNTKAINFYNKNGFTITKEQTSSDTGEVEYRMVWEKASSLK
- a CDS encoding DUF4179 domain-containing protein, encoding MKEIEKMLNKNKLDIDRIEVPEELETRLYSALNKISLAKPKRRSWKIRVAVACIIFLLIGYNFNAIAYYGKKLLGYDQIMNGTLKGLNELGKGQTIGKSYTFKNGLSLTLDGIMVDENQLLVFYTLRDPSGQIDKDSNIHITIKGANKEYKGNSGQGKINDEKTEIKWIYSFERPYLFDKTLDLNIQLAYDDTTEVGNISFTIDKDKAMGYTLKQNINETLKSNNTKIHLDSIVASPTKTVLYGSIQNIIELAKDHILGERLRPNHININLRGNGQELESQGVSITTDTNGIKFYSEYDALPEKLKSVQAYVESFSVDRDVNKKFNIKKGSEAQKIEVLERNITIDNIYELEGSTYVSITTTEDVILTQVGLIVDGERVSLRETIGSNIKKSEDGKTLHSRTLRFSKTGDNHQLSIEKMTYTEIYDKIIEIPIK
- a CDS encoding undecaprenyl-diphosphate phosphatase, with amino-acid sequence MIFIELLKAVFLGVVEGITEWLPISSTGHMILVEKFIQLNASAAFKEMFFVVIQLGAILAVVLLYFHKLNPFSPSKSSKEKQDTMSIWYKVIVGIIPAGVFGFLFDDWLNEHLYNYKTVSIMLIVYGILFIIIENRNKGRGGNIRSFSDLSYRTAFLIGMFQVLALIPGTSRSGATILGAILLGTSRYIAAEYSFFLSIPIMFGASGVKLLKFGLSFTSMEIAILVTGMVVAFIVSVVAIKFLMSYIKNNDFKAFGWYRIILGILVIAYFAFWGN